One region of Mycolicibacterium rhodesiae NBB3 genomic DNA includes:
- a CDS encoding SDR family oxidoreductase has translation MTTPQTERRVAVVTGASAGIGAATAKTLAALGFHVVCAARRKELVEELAAEIGGTAIVTDVTDPDSVNALADSLDRVDVLVNNAGGARGLEPVVDADIEQWRWMWEANVLGTLLVTRALLPKLIDSRDGLIITVTSIAAVEIYDNGGGYTSAKHAQGVLHRTLRSELLGKPVRLTEVAPGMVKTDFSLRRFDGDEERAAKVYEGVTPLVAEDIAEVIGFVASRPSHVDLDLIVVRPRDQVSGASGSRFNRRS, from the coding sequence ATGACGACACCACAGACCGAAAGGCGGGTAGCGGTGGTGACCGGCGCCAGCGCAGGCATCGGCGCCGCAACCGCGAAAACCCTTGCAGCCCTTGGCTTTCATGTCGTTTGCGCCGCCCGCCGCAAGGAGCTGGTCGAGGAGCTCGCCGCCGAGATCGGGGGTACCGCGATTGTGACCGACGTCACCGACCCCGACAGCGTAAACGCCCTGGCAGACAGCCTGGACAGAGTCGACGTGCTGGTGAACAACGCCGGCGGTGCCCGCGGACTGGAACCCGTCGTCGACGCCGACATCGAACAGTGGCGGTGGATGTGGGAGGCCAACGTGCTGGGCACGCTGCTCGTCACCCGGGCATTGCTGCCGAAGCTGATCGACTCCCGCGACGGGCTGATCATCACGGTCACCTCGATCGCGGCGGTGGAGATCTATGACAACGGCGGCGGTTACACCTCGGCCAAACATGCGCAGGGCGTGCTGCACCGCACACTGCGCAGCGAGCTGCTCGGAAAACCGGTGCGGCTCACCGAAGTTGCGCCCGGCATGGTCAAGACCGACTTTTCGTTGCGCCGGTTCGACGGCGACGAGGAGCGTGCCGCCAAGGTGTATGAGGGCGTCACACCGCTGGTGGCCGAGGACATCGCCGAGGTGATCGGATTCGTCGCCAGCCGCCCGTCGCACGTCGACCTGGATCTGATCGTGGTCCGGCCGCGCGATCAGGTCAGCGGAGCGAGCGGCTCGCGCTTCAACCGGCGGAGCTAG